A region of Oryzias latipes chromosome 18, ASM223467v1 DNA encodes the following proteins:
- the LOC111946341 gene encoding oncoprotein-induced transcript 3 protein-like, translated as MGSQSVLDWVASPEKSVSVLVNGDVVENVSGSPDGPVYSDTSGCRISGFGVKPGTTRQSLDECTSLICSNTSVSSTSSSISCSVKGLCTVTGPTVIDFRGQMNSVSDRCEYTLLQDQSAGFTLKANFLERHRRDVSFVDSLTLDFSQGADIQLLQGHRVLVGGSPVTLSGSVQTFNGVGLSKDQTGVTANISLNGSPVSVFFDGTTAQIYIDVPVNVKGLCADSSSSSSSRLSSDSSCQQQYVDPADDTINPTTVIAQCNILKSSPFSSCNAVVDPESYIIACRNTLNKYPAVDGLRCQFLKAYAKACQKSQSTVQNWWTAAKCHHPEPICQDKCSDHEFCGDIHGNTDCRCRAIYASQYTEQNRLGGPTVCKDNTASLTLVGCLLKENGIDYNHLHLNDKTCTGVMDPESHMLKFSFSSDSCGTEVTTNNSQVIFTNAVVTRNSSSDLITRQDKVFIEFSCSHPAPELQNVAFKIIDNSVEVVLQSGEWHYNLTMKAYSDAAQTQLLGPNSDVRLNQKIWIVLETNGLDAEVVSVVTDSCWATSGNSPSSSPRYDLITDGCANAEDGTVQVMGNGQGTSNSFSFNMFEFSGKEPSEVYLHCQLQLVVKKNNSFPLPGCLGVSPPLSWSGWGSSGPARRRRSLRYRRGAPALISMVWTP; from the exons GCTTTGGGGTGAAACCTGGAACTACACGCCAAAGTCTTGACGAATGTACTTCTCTGATATGCAGCAACACCAGTGTTAGCTCTACAAGCAG ctCCATCAGCTGCTCGGTGAAAGGACTCTGCACAGTGACCGGTCCCACCGTCATTGACTTCAGAGGACAAATGAACTCAGTGTCAGACCGGTGTGAGTACACTCTGCTGCAGGATCAGTCTGCTGGATTCACTCTGAAGGCTAACTTTCTGGAACGGCATCGCAGAGATGTGAGCTTTGTGGACAGTCTCACTCTGGACTTCAGTCAGGGTGCTGACATTCAGCTGCTACAAGGACACAGAGTCCTG GTGGGAGGCTCACCTGTGACCCTCAGTGGTTCAGTCCAGACGTTTAACGGTGTTGGTCTCTCCAAGGACCAGACTGGAGTCACTGCCAATATTTCACTGAATGGTTCACCTGTGTCTGTGTTCTTTGATGGAACCACAGCTCAGATCTACATTGATGTACCTGTCAATGTTAAGGGTCTGTGTGCAGACTCTAGCAGTTCCTCATCTTCAAGGCTGTCCAGTGACTCCAG CTGTCAGCAACAGTATGTAGACCCTGCTGACGACACCATCAACCCCACTACTGTGATTGCACA GTGTAACATCCTGAAATCTTCACCATTCTCCTCCTGTAATGCTGTTGTTGATCCAGAGTCATACATAATTGCCTGCAGAAATACTTTGAACAAGTATCCTGCAGTGGACGGTCTCAGGTGTCAGTTCCTTAAGGCCTACGCCAAAGCCTGCCAGAAGAGTCAATCTACCGTGCAGAACTGGTGGACAGCAGCTAAGTGCC ACCACCCTGAGCCCATCTGTCAGGACAAATGCAGTGACCATGAGTTCTGTGGAGATATCCACGGAAACACTGACTGCCGCTGTAGAGCCATTTATGCCTCACAGTACACTGAACAGAACAGACTGG GAGGTCCAACTGTCTGCAAGGACAACACTGCCTCCCTCACTCTGGTGGGTTGTCTCCTGAAGGAAAACGGCATCGACTACAATCACCTACACCTCAATGACAAGACCTGCACAGGTGTGATGGACCCCGAGAGTCACATGCTGAAGTTCAGCTTTAGCAGTGACAGTTGTGGAACAGAGGTCACG ACCAACAACAGCCAGGTCATCTTCACAAATGCAGTTGTGACCCGGAACAGCTCCTCGGACCTCATCACTCGTCAGGATAAAGTCTTCATTGAGTTCTCCTGCAGCCATCCTGCACCTGAACTGCAGAATGTGGCCTTCAAGATTATAGATAA CTCTGTGGAAGTTGTCCTCCAATCTGGAGAGTGGCACTACAACTTGACCATGAAGGCTTACTCTGATGCTGCCCAAACCCAACTTTTGGGTCCAAACAGTGATGTCAGGCTGAACCAGAAGATCTGGATTGTGCTGGAGACCAACGGTCTGGATGCAGAGGTGGTTTCTGTGGTGACCGACTCCTGCTGGGCAACCAGTGGGAACTCACCCAGCAGCTCTCCCAGATATGACCTGATCACAGACGG CTGTGCAAATGCAGAGGATGGAACAGTTCAAGTGATGGGAAATGGACAAGGAACCTCCAACTCCTTCTCCTTCAACATGTTTGAGTTCTCTGGAAAGGAACCTTCAGAAGTCTACCTTCACTGCCAGCTGCAGCTGGTGGTCAAAAAGAACAACAGCttccccctcccgggctgcctgggggtctccccccctctctcctggtctggctgg GGTTCCTCTGGTCCAGCTAGAAGACGCAGATCTCTCAGATACAGACGTGGAGCTCCAGCCTTGATCAGCATGGTCTGGACTCCTTAG